A section of the Sphaerodactylus townsendi isolate TG3544 linkage group LG11, MPM_Stown_v2.3, whole genome shotgun sequence genome encodes:
- the LOC125440485 gene encoding patched domain-containing protein 3-like: protein MAGEGACRTDCVERPLSRSLRRLGGLVGAHPWPFLLLPVALSAALGAGFVQLPSRKSNDIEAQFTPRWGPAKADRRLVQDRFPTRDSERFSAQRLTTEGAFASFVAVAEEPSHTLLTPTAFAGLLALDAAVRGLNASGRTFGEVCARTDGSCASPNPLISAVGDDPARIETLLPGLTFPLWRGQVYLGASLGGVTVDAGPAEDKSRPVRAAKAMRLFYFLQEDDAAQREASVKWLKAFLEQIPDVLASLNLTSVKVAYFTSLSRQEEFDENTKEAIPLVSVTYTLMIFFSIMSCSRFDCVRTKVWIAAFGVLSSGLAVVSSFGLLLVCGVPFVITVANAPFLILGVGVDDMFIMVSCWQQTKVKDKVKDRMAATYAGAAVSVTITTLTDVLAFYIGIATSFPSIQSFCIYTGTAFIFCYIYNLTFFGAVLALNGRREESNRHWLTFMKVPTETQESRRSAYNMCCVGGSYNESTGAEFEHPMNGFFRKHFGPFLMQPWTKVFVVVLYLVYLGSSIYGCTRVKEGIDLRHLANDRSYVIKYYNWRDKYFEEYGERVMVIVPESIPYWNSAVRADLENCMELIENSTYVDKYLSDSWLRLYVTIANRISLNIDNRSSFTGNLSILSRVKPESQWDVNFTDLEISASRFFIQIVNATTSVDKKNFLEQLRDFAAGCKVPLIVYHPAFIYFDQYLVIAQNTIQNILIATGAMLVISLLLIPNPLCSLWVTFAIGSVIVGVTGFMAYWDVNLDTISMINLVVCIGFSVDFSAHISYAFVSSEKPSMNDKAVDALYHLGYPVVQGAVSTILGVLVLSMSTTYIFRTFFKIMFLVILFGALHGLVFIPVFLTFFGFCPLLPKHQFDLHNENSHTVESVNYVKGTSMKIL from the exons ATGGCCGGCGAGGGTGCATGCAGGACGGACTGCGTGGAGCGGCCGCTGTCCCGCTCGCTGCGGCGCCTGGGGGGCTTGGTGGGCGCCCACCCgtggcccttcctgctgctgcccgtGGCGCTCTCGGCAGCGCTGGGCGCCGGCTTTGTGCAGCTGCCCAGCCGCAAGTCCAACGACATCGAGGCGCAGTTCACGCCCCGCTGGGGCCCCGCCAAGGCCGACCGGCGCCTGGTCCAGGACCGCTTCCCGACGCGGGACTCGGAGCGCTTCTCGGCGCAGAGGCTGACCACCGAGGGCGCCTTCGCCTCCTTCGTGGCGGTCGCGGAGGAGCCCAGCCACACCCTCCTCACCCCCACGGCCTTCGCCGGGCTGCTGGCGCTGGACGCAGCTGTGCGGGGGCTCAACGCCAGCGGGCGCACCTTCGGCGAGGTGTGCGCCCGCACCGACGGCTCCTGCGCCAGCCCCAACCCACTGATCAGCGCCGTCGGGGACGACCCGGCACGCATCGAAACGCTGCTGCCCGGCCTCACCTTCCCGCTCTGGCGAGGGCAGGTCTACCTGGGCGCCTCCTTGGGGGGCGTCACGGTGGATGCTGGACCGGCGGAAGACAAGAGCCGCCCCGTCCGGGCTGCCAAAGCGATGCGCCTCTTCTACTTCTTGCAAGAGGACGATGCTGCGCAGCGCGAGGCCAGCGTGAAGTGGCTGAaggccttcctggagcagatccCCGACGTGCTGGCCTCCTTGAACCTCACCTCGGTGAAG GTGGCATATTTTACCTCGCTATCCAGGCAGGAAGAATTTGATGAAAATACCAAGGAAGCGATCCCTTTGGTTTCCGTCACATATACTTTAATGATATTCTTTTCGATTATGTCATGTTCAAG GTTTGATTGTGTACGAACAAAAGTGTGGATCGCAGCCTTTGGGGTGTTGTCGTCGGGCTTGGCCGTGGTCAGCAGCTTTGGATTATTGCTCGTTTGCGGTGTGCCTTTTGTTATCACGGTTGCAAATGCACCATTTCTTATACTTG GGGTTGGTGTTGACGACATGTTCATCATGGTGTCCTGCTGGCAACAGACTAAGGTCAAGGACAAAGTCAAGGATCGAATGGCTGCCACCTATGCAGGAGCGGCTGTGTCTGTTACCATCACAACTCTTACTGACGTTTTAGCCTTCTACATTGGCATCGCAACGTCCTTCCCATCGATTCAGTCCTTTTGCATCTATACAGGAACAGCCTTCATCTTCTGCTACATATACAACTTGACATTTTTCGGAGCAGTCCTTGCTCTAAATGGTagaagagaagaaagcaacaGACATTGGCTCACATTCATGAAAGTGCCAACAGAAACCCAAGAGTCTCGTAGATCTGCTTATAATATGTGCTGTGTGGGAGGATCTTATAATGAATCCACTGGGGCAGAATTTGAGCACCCTATGAATGGATTCTTTAGAAAGCATTTTGGTCCTTTCCTTATGCAACCCTGGACCAAGGTGTTTGTGGTAGTCCTATATCTTGTATACTTAGGTAGTAGTATTTATGGGTGCACTCGGGTTAAGGAAGGTATAGATCTTCGGCATCTGGCAAATGATCGTTCTTATGTCATTAAGTATTACAACTGGAGAGATAAGTATTTTGAAGAGTATGGAGAAAGGGTTATGGTCATTGTTCCTGAAAGCATACCATATTGGAATTCAGCTGTCCGTGCAGATCTTGAGAACTGCATGGAGTTGATAGAAAATTCAACCTATGTAGACAAGTATTTATCAGACTCGTGGCTGAGATTGTATGTAACAATTGCCAACAGAATATCTTTGAATATAGATAATCGTAGTTCCTTCACTGGTAATTTATCTATTTTGTCCAGAGTAAAACCAGAATCCCAGTGGGATGTAAACTTTACTGACCTGGAAATATCAGCATCCCGTTTTTTCATACAGATAGTTAATGCCACTACATCAGTTGATAAGAAAAATTTTTTAGAACAACTGAGAGACTTTGCAGCAGGCTGTAAGGTACCGCTAATAGTTTATCATCCAGCTTTTATATACTTTGATCAATACCTTGTGATAGCTCAGAACACCATTCAAAACATTCTGATTGCTACTGGAGCCATGTTAGTTATTTCCTTGCTGCTGATTCCCAATCCTTTGTGCTCGTTGTGGGTCACGTTTGCTATTGGCTCTGTTATTGTCGGGGTGACTGGCTTCATGGCCTATTGGGATGTCAATCTTGACACCATATCCATGATCAACCTTGTTGTTTGCATAGGGTTTTCAGTGGACTTCTCTGCTCATATTTCTTATGCATTTGTTTCCAGTGAGAAGCCCAGTATGAATGACAAGGCAGTGGATGCTCTGTACCACCTTGGGTACCCTGTTGTCCAGGGAGCTGTTTCCACCATTTTGGGAGTATTGGTGCTCTCCATGTCAACCACTTACATTTTCAGAACCTTTTTTAAGATTATGTTCTTGGTCATTTTGTTTGGAGCTCTTCATGGTCTCGTTTTTATTCCTGTGTTTCTAACATTCTTTGGCTTTTGCCCCCTGTTGCCAAAACACCAGTTTGACCTGCACAATGAAAATTCCCACACTGTTGAAAGTGTTAATTATGTGAAAGGTACCTCTATGAAAATACTCTAA